A single window of Penaeus chinensis breed Huanghai No. 1 chromosome 9, ASM1920278v2, whole genome shotgun sequence DNA harbors:
- the LOC125028779 gene encoding serine-rich adhesin for platelets-like gives MAVHKNTSLPQVCVEDLGSCASTGDSSEADDNFGNNSGSFGSTDVTTAAITYAYSDEDNGYWKIMVPNFRKDYSYDTTTNNRNKGSLLVPDNRNTHSSNISRGMGTSEGDGTSSDGDDKKNATTRFMQSRRLVISPPCLPCHQWDGVMYCRPVFGCVHDTLLSKMEDAACRPCFQRNDLNNCERIKGCIIPILHGAPNAYQGGVVLPPFRQTTTPSSTRTSRKEAVDPNPPPTKALAPTNAAAVVPLLKTFLTTPHPQGTPVSRPAEASQSNRVSGSASNHVQRITVSYGFETTRHEIENDASFGASSATSVVSESHATQSDNQARPTLTEMAEETSGMSFISERSQAAGSSSEILETSEMPVLLSEAAYVTATPNERTTVTTTVSFEISESTFTSETESTATSYRIIELTSAATETTHAFDLTSAEMEATYSEESVATKFGLESTSTSSGTVDLNPTVSETTESISTSYEMIESTLKSETESSALLHEITEVTVSVSEMIESTVVSSEIPESTFLTSEVIESTTTSEKELSDTPCARLESTYISSDIAELIAASSETTESTSQSSQILESTISEITESAKTTDSESSGKLCERRELTVYEITESTATPYGNTIADIVPASSKVAESPGVSSETPKSKITPFRTPLVNDFTSTATEATSEKTQLTATSLETPEPTEPERTATTSEMMESTATSLETSESTGVERTVSTATSLESANLISSSCEPIESSQLSPTKKTEANFITSHSKDTLASTGFALAMYLSTVIHQRSPGTASADVGIAPSYMHRSHPDVEEFREEATGLRPEVQFFVEASGLITSESANQEATLTTLEPRHAKGFLTPHAKHLYKVALVTSKTPNPDAEVFTMTQIGQSNTESSLMPKTPNLDAEVFITSRKKPVVTERLIVSETSQTNSQSAKPL, from the coding sequence ATGGCAGTTCACAAGAACACTTCTCTCCCGCAGGTGTGTGTGGAGGACCTGGGGTCATGCGCCAGCACCGGCGATTCCTCGGAGGCCGACGATAACTTTGGCAACAACAGCGGCTCCTTCGGCAGCACAGACGTCACCACCGCGGCCATCACCTACGCTTACAGTGATGAAGACAATGGATATTGGAAAATTATGGTTCCTAACTTTAGGAAAGACTACAGCTATGACACAACCACCAACAATAGAAACAAAGGCTCTTTATTGGTTCCAGACAACAGAAACACTCATTCAAGCAACATCAGCAGAGGGATGGGAACGAGCGAAGGTGACGGCACGAGCAGCGATGGCGACGACAAGAAAAACGCGACCACACGCTTCATGCAGTCGCGTCGGCTGGTGATCTCGCCCCCATGCCTCCCGTGCCACCAGTGGGACGGAGTCATGTACTGCAGGCCGGTGTTTGGCTGCGTGCATGACACCCTTTTGAGCAAGATGGAGGATGCCGCGTGCCGCCCGTGCTTCCAACGCAACGACCTGAACAACTGCGAGAGAATCAAAGGCTgcatcatccccatcctccacgGCGCTCCCAACGCCTATCAAGGTGGCGTCGTCTTACCCCCCTTCAGGCAGACGACCACGCCCTCCTCCACCAGGACGTCGCGAAAGGAGGCGGTCGATCCAAACCCCCCTCCAACGAAAGCCCTCGCTCCTACGAATGCTGCCGCGGTGGTCCCGCTCCTGAAAACCTTCCTCACCACGCCTCACCCTCAAGGGACTCCCGTTTCTCGACCAGCCGAAGCCTCGCAGTCGAACCGCGTCTCGGGTTCTGCTTCGAATCACGTACAGCGAATCACTGTGAGTTATGGATTCGAGACGACGCGACACGAGATCGAGAATGACGCGTCGTTTGGGGCGTCGTCGGCGACCTCTGTCGTCTCTGAATCACATGCTACACAATCTGACAACCAGGCTAGACCAACACTGACTGAGATGGCGGAAGAAACATCCGGAATGTCATTTATCTCTGAAAGATCCCAAGCAGCAGGTTCGTCATCAGAAATATTGGAGACTTCAGAAATGCCCGTTCTGCTATCTGAAGCAGCATACGTGACAGCCACGCCAAATGAAagaacaacagtgacaacaaccgTGTCTTTTGAAATAAGCGAATCGACCTTCACGTCTGAAACTGAATCAACTGCTACATCTTATAGAATAATTGAATTGACATCTGCAGCTACTGAAACGACCCATGCGTTCGATCTCACATCAGCAGAAATGGAAGCCACATATTCAGAAGAATCAGTTGCCACAAAATTTGGACTGGAATCTACATCCACGTCTTCAGGAACAGTAGACTTGAACCCCACTGTTTCTGAGACAACAGAATCAATATCCACATCGTACGAAATGATAGAATCGACTCTCAAATCTGAAACAGAATCTTCGGCGTTATTACATGAAATAACGGAAGTGACTGTCTCGGTTTCTGAAATGATTGAATCAACGGTTGTATCTTCGGAAATACCGGAATCGACATTCCTGACTTCAGAAGTGATAGAATCGACAACAACATCTGAAAAAGAGTTATCAGACACGCCATGTGCAAGATTAGAGTCGACCTATATATCTTCCGACATAGCGGAATTAATAGCTGCATCTTCGGAAACAACAGAATCGACGTCACAATCTTCACAAATATTAGAATCCACAATTTCTGAAATCACGGAATCAGCAAAAACAACAGATTCAGAATCGTCTGGTAAACTATGTGAAAGAAGAGAACTGACAGTTTACGAAATAACTGAATCGACAGCTACTCCTTATGGAAACACAATAGCTGATATAGTCCCTGCATCTTCCAAAGTTGCAGAATCACCAGGCGTATCATCTGAGACACCGAAATCCAAAATCACACCATTTCGTACACCTCTAGTAAATGACTTCACATCCACAGCAACGGAGGCCACATCTGAAAAAACACAGCTCACGGCCACATCACTTGAAACACCAGAACCAACGGAGCCTGAAAGAACGGCCACTACTTCTGAAATGATGGAGTCGACAGCCACGTCCCTTGAAACATCAGAGTCAACAGGAGTAGAAAGGACTGTATCGACAGCCACCTCGTTAGAAAGCGCCAACCTGATATCCTCTTCATGTGAACCAATAGAGTCCTCACAGCTGTCACCAACGAAGAAAACAGAAGCAAATTTTATTACATCACACTCAAAAGATACATTAGCGAGTACAGGATTCGCTCTggcaatgtatctatctaccgtGATCCACCAACGATCTCCGGGTACAGCGTCCGCAGACGTGGGAATAGCACCTAGTTATATGCATAGATCCCATCCCGACGTTGAGGAATTTCGTGAGGAAGCAACAGGATTGCGCCCAGAAGTTCAGTTCTTCGTTGAAGCATCTGGATTAATTACATCTGAATCCGCGAACCAAGAAGCTACATTAACGACATTGGAACCACGCCACGCAAAGGGCTTCCTAACGCCACACGCAAAGCATCTTTACAAGGTTGCTCTCGTGACTTCAAAAACGCCAAACCCTGACGCTGAAGTCTTTACCATGACTCAGATAGGACAAAGTAACACAGAGAGTTCCCTGATGCCCAAAACGCCAAACCTCGACGCAGAAGTGTTCATTACGTCACGCAAAAAGCCTGTAGTAACAGAAAGGCTCATCGTATCTGAAACATCGCAAACGAATTCGCAATCAGCGAAGCCACTTTAA